In one Chitinophaga sancti genomic region, the following are encoded:
- a CDS encoding transposase: MKRKKSPMAGRHHFSEQEIISALEQFTRAGNISVKEFTTAFQISPATFYNWKKRFGIQLLEANEPVGFIDVDLSPVQQDSLPGSVFAEYRGIIFYQRVEPSYLKALL, from the coding sequence ATGAAAAGAAAAAAATCTCCCATGGCAGGTCGCCATCATTTCAGTGAGCAAGAGATCATATCAGCACTTGAACAATTTACCCGGGCAGGTAATATTAGTGTGAAGGAATTTACCACTGCCTTTCAAATATCACCTGCTACTTTTTATAACTGGAAAAAACGATTTGGCATTCAACTATTAGAAGCAAATGAACCTGTAGGATTCATTGACGTAGACTTGTCTCCTGTTCAACAAGATTCTTTACCAGGAAGTGTCTTTGCAGAATATCGCGGTATCATTTTTTATCAGCGTGTAGAACCTTCATATTTAAAAGCCCTTTTGTAA
- the tnpB gene encoding IS66 family insertion sequence element accessory protein TnpB (TnpB, as the term is used for proteins encoded by IS66 family insertion elements, is considered an accessory protein, since TnpC, encoded by a neighboring gene, is a DDE family transposase.) — protein MLSLTGYRLVLWNGATDMRLSFNGLSGLVVNEMKEDPFQYGTLYAFFNQRRTQVKILGWDIDGLGIFYKRLSRGTFGTPVYNSETRMMVLDKKDLLLILEGVEVRFRKRYERSGLHCKI, from the coding sequence ATGTTATCACTAACTGGTTATCGTCTCGTATTATGGAACGGAGCTACCGACATGCGTTTAAGCTTTAATGGTCTGTCAGGTCTGGTTGTAAATGAAATGAAAGAAGATCCGTTTCAGTATGGAACGCTCTATGCATTTTTCAATCAACGTCGTACACAGGTCAAGATTCTGGGCTGGGATATAGATGGCCTGGGTATCTTTTATAAAAGATTGTCAAGAGGTACTTTTGGCACACCGGTTTACAATAGCGAGACCAGGATGATGGTATTAGATAAGAAAGATCTCTTACTGATATTGGAAGGAGTAGAAGTACGATTCCGTAAACGATATGAGAGGTCCGGATTACATTGTAAAATTTGA
- the tnpC gene encoding IS66 family transposase: MKPEITYNLSEALEQVNALQLQKADLSNSLTQERHIFSRIIQELTTENTTLKEDKDQLKRWLSNEQERGIDKDRMIASLEQTIVELQASLASKTDEVLRKDWQLKELQEMLFGQRSEKFIPDQTATQDAIQQTLGEEFDKAEVEAIIEQAIASSVTDTQKCTSSRSSRKKKHHKAHKGRRPIPTHLETETIVYDLDGDKTGMKPMGKKVSVYYEIIPGKIIRKEEHHLQYKSEDGKIHCTPVQPRMIERGIVSNRLLAHLHSERFVYYMPYYRQQQRFERLTGVSFAASTINHWEEVCYKKLKRLLKLLKKTLQTASYIKADETTLKYLHDEGQGKATNGWMWVFHAPEHKLVLFEFHPGRAHDVPKEILKDFAGTLQTDALSSYTAAFKDNNKVTLMSCLAHIRRGFKKSQQQNKVLADQVLVYFNIIYRIEAYAKRKQFTPDQRLALRQKYSKPFFDKMRGWLDEQTDKHVPDSLLAKAVNYANNQWDKLNILFTNGKIDVDNNSTENAIRPITLFRKNSLFASNEHGGERAALFYSLVESCKLNGIDPFEYLADVYDRLHDCTASELIQLLPSNWKPAKARMTAV, encoded by the coding sequence GTGAAACCTGAGATCACATATAACTTATCTGAAGCACTGGAACAGGTGAATGCGCTGCAGTTGCAGAAAGCAGATCTGTCAAATTCACTAACTCAGGAAAGACACATATTCAGTCGCATTATTCAGGAACTCACAACAGAGAATACTACGCTGAAGGAAGACAAAGATCAGCTGAAACGTTGGTTGTCCAATGAGCAGGAACGGGGAATTGATAAGGACAGAATGATTGCATCTCTGGAACAAACTATTGTAGAACTGCAGGCATCACTTGCCAGTAAGACGGATGAAGTACTGCGTAAAGACTGGCAGTTAAAAGAGCTGCAGGAAATGTTATTTGGGCAGCGCAGCGAAAAGTTTATTCCTGATCAAACAGCTACGCAGGATGCTATTCAGCAAACCCTGGGAGAAGAATTTGATAAAGCCGAAGTAGAAGCTATTATTGAACAGGCTATAGCATCTTCAGTTACTGATACACAAAAATGCACTAGTTCCAGATCCAGCAGGAAGAAAAAGCATCACAAGGCACATAAAGGAAGAAGACCTATCCCAACTCATCTTGAGACAGAGACCATTGTCTACGATCTTGATGGAGATAAAACAGGAATGAAACCCATGGGGAAAAAGGTATCTGTTTACTATGAGATTATTCCCGGAAAAATTATCAGAAAAGAAGAACATCACCTTCAATATAAATCAGAAGACGGTAAGATCCACTGCACGCCTGTTCAGCCCAGGATGATAGAACGAGGTATTGTAAGCAACCGGTTACTTGCTCATCTGCACAGTGAACGCTTCGTCTATTACATGCCATACTACCGCCAGCAACAGCGTTTTGAGCGTCTCACAGGTGTCAGTTTTGCAGCATCCACTATCAATCACTGGGAGGAAGTTTGCTATAAGAAGTTGAAACGTCTACTGAAGCTGCTGAAAAAAACACTACAGACGGCCAGTTATATCAAGGCCGATGAGACTACGTTAAAATATCTTCACGATGAAGGCCAGGGCAAAGCTACCAATGGGTGGATGTGGGTTTTTCATGCGCCTGAACACAAACTTGTTCTCTTTGAATTTCATCCTGGTAGAGCTCATGATGTACCAAAAGAAATTCTGAAAGACTTTGCGGGTACATTACAAACAGATGCCCTATCCTCCTACACTGCTGCCTTTAAAGATAACAACAAAGTCACTTTAATGAGCTGCCTTGCGCACATCCGCAGAGGATTCAAAAAATCTCAGCAGCAAAATAAAGTGCTGGCAGACCAGGTACTGGTATACTTTAATATCATATACCGCATAGAAGCGTACGCTAAACGTAAACAATTTACCCCAGACCAAAGGCTTGCACTACGACAGAAATATAGTAAGCCATTTTTTGATAAGATGCGTGGCTGGCTGGATGAACAAACAGATAAACATGTACCTGATAGCCTGCTGGCTAAAGCTGTCAACTATGCAAATAATCAGTGGGATAAGCTGAATATACTTTTTACTAACGGAAAAATAGATGTCGACAATAACTCAACTGAGAACGCTATACGTCCCATCACTTTGTTCAGGAAAAACTCACTCTTTGCCAGTAATGAACATGGTGGGGAAAGGGCTGCTTTGTTTTATTCCCTCGTCGAAAGTTGCAAGCTGAATGGTATTGATCCATTCGAATACTTGGCTGATGTGTATGATCGACTCCACGATTGCACCGCTAGTGAACTAATACAGCTATTACCTTCAAACTGGAAACCAGCTAAAGCACGAATGACTGCTGTTTAA